A region from the Lolium perenne isolate Kyuss_39 chromosome 4, Kyuss_2.0, whole genome shotgun sequence genome encodes:
- the LOC127321776 gene encoding uncharacterized protein, whose translation MVPSWTEAVARCLVARFLNRFVSIGSLTLLEDGGSTLSFGDSSDECQVKSALRVHDPVFYWKIATESDLGLADAYINGWCSFLDEKEGLLNLFLIFIANRDKSSSSIVSKRGWWTPMILTAGVSSAKYFLRHLSRNNSVTQTRRNISQHYDLSNDFFSLFLDKSMTYSCGIFKKEDESLEAAQLHKLSLLIDKAKVQRDHQVLDIGSGWGSLAIQLVKQTGCKYTGITLSEEQLKYAQRKVKEAGLEDHVTFLLCDYRKIPARKYDRIISCEMIEHVGHEYMDAFFTCCKSHLTEDGIFVLQAITMPGELYEEYIRSPGFIKEYIFPGGSLPSLSRIKSISASSGLCIENLEDINGNHYYRTLRSWRNNLMANKDEISALGFDDKFIRTWEYYFLYCAAGFKTQTLGDCQVVFSHAGSEAGPGFDD comes from the exons ATGGTTCCATCATGGACCGAGGCTGTGGCGCGCTGCCTGGTAGCAAGATTTCTCAACCGATTCGTATCCATCGGCAGCTTGAC ATTGCTCGAAGATGGAGGCAGCACGTTGAGCTTCGGCGATTCCAGTGACGAATGCCAAGTAAAATCGGCTCTGCGAGTTCATGACCCCGTGTTCTACTGGAAG ATCGCAACGGAATCTGACCTTGGTTTGGCAGACGCCTACATCAACGGCTGGTGCTCTTTTCTCGATGAGAAAGAAGGCCTTCTAAATCTTTTCCTG ATTTTCATTGCCAACAGAGACAAGAGCAGTAGCAGCATTGTCAGCAAAAGAGGCTGGTGGACACCCATGATTCTAACAGCTGGGGTGTCATCTGCAAAATATTTCTTGCGCCACCTCTCGAGGAACAACTCCGTAACACAAACTCGTCGAAACATCTCACAGCACTATGATCTG AGTAACGATTTCTTCTCGCTTTTTCTGGACAAATCGATGACGTACTCCTGTGGAATTTTCAAG AAAGAGGACGAAAGCTTAGAAGCAGCCCAGCTACATAAACTGAGCCTTCTAATTGACAAG GCTAAAGTCCAAAGGGATCATCAAGTTCTTGACATCGGAAGCGGCTGGGGAAGCTTAGCGATACAGTTGGTCAAGCAAACTGGCTGCAAATACACTGGAATAACTTTGTCGGAGGAACAGCTTAAATACGCCCAGAGGAAAGTGAAAGAAGCTGGATTAGAG GATCACGTAACTTTCCTGCTGTGCGACTACCGTAAAATACCAGCTCGCAAATATGACAGGATCATAAGCTG CGAGATGATCGAACATGTTGGCCATGAATACATGGATGCATTTTTTACCTGCTGCAAGTCTCACTTAACTGAAGACGGCATATTTGTCCTCCAG GCCATCACAATGCCCGGCGAACTCTACGAGGAATATATTAGAAGCCCAGGCTTCATAAAAGAATATATCTTCCCTGGGGGGTCACTTCCTTCTTTGTCCCGTATAAAGTCTATTTCCGCTTCATCTGGGCTCTG CATAGAGAACCTCGAGGATATTAATGGGAACCATTATTACCGAACTCTCAGAAGCTGGAGGAACAACTTAATGGCCAACAAAGA TGAAATTTCGGCACTGGGCTTTGATGACAAGTTCATCCGCACATGGGAGTACTACTTCCTATACTGTGCAGCTGGTTTCAAGACGCAAACACTTGGAGATTGCCAG GTTGTATTTTCTCATGCGGGAAGCGAAGCTGGCCCTGGATTTGATGACTGA
- the LOC127321775 gene encoding acyl-[acyl-carrier-protein] desaturase 7, chloroplastic-like, with translation MLARFGCPSSCKPASSRNYCSKAPAAAMSTRRCRSAVNSRSMVAGRREEEEEEEWMRFEVLAHLEPWAEAHMLPLLKPADEAWQPSDLLPDAAALGADGFHQACLDLRARAEGVPDAQLVCLVGNMVTEEALPTYQSMSNRFEATRDATGADGTAWARWIRGWSAEENRHGDVLSRYMSLSGRLDMRQVERTVHRLIASGMAMHAPASSYHGFVDVAF, from the coding sequence ATGTTAGCTAGGTTCGGATGCCCGTCGTCATGCAAACCAGCAAGCAGCCGCAACTACTGCAGCAAGGCACCAGCAGCTGCGATGAGCACCAGGAGGTGTCGGAGCGCGGTGAATAGTAGATCAATGGTGGCCgggcggcgggaggaggaggaggaggaggaatggaTGAGGTTCGAGGTGCTCGCGCATCTGGAGCCGTGGGCCGAGGCGCACATGCTGCCGCTGCTGAAGCCGGCGGACGAGGCGTGGCAGCCGTCGGACCTGCTCCCGGACGCGGCGGCGTTGGGCGCGGATGGcttccaccaggcgtgcctcgaTCTCCGCGCAAGAGCGGAGGGCGTGCCTGACGCGCAGCTGGTGTGCCTGGTGGGCAACATGGTCACCGAGGAGGCGCTCCCCACGTACCAGAGCATGTCGAACCGCTTCGAGGCCACCCGCGACGCCACGGGCGCCGACGGTACCGCCTGGGCGCGGTGGATCCGCGGCTGGTCCGCCGAGGAGAACCGCCACGGCGACGTGCTGAGCCGATACATGTCGCTCTCCGGCCGCCTCGACATGCGGCAGGTGGAGCGCACCGTGCACCGCCTCATCGCctccggcatggccatgcacgcTCCGGCGTCCTCCTACCACGGGTTCGTCGACGTCGCCTTCTAG